In Myxococcus virescens, a single genomic region encodes these proteins:
- a CDS encoding DMT family transporter, with protein MSSHRKPADGFALASMLALCAIWGMQQVAVKLAAPHIPSMMQMAVRSGVGALLVGLLCWVRGERGLLRRGPWRPGLVVGALFALEFLFVGEGLRHTHASHMGVFLYTAPIFAALGLHWLVPAERLRRTQWLGIAVAFAGIALAFGGGWLQGDISPGVLWGDALGLLAGLAWGATTVAIRVTALSDAPPTQTLLYQLVGGVALLLPVALLTGQAGPISMAPIAWASLLFQGVIVCFASYLTWFWLLRRYLASNLSVFSFMTPLFGVSAGILVLNEQADGFFAVGAVLVLTGILIVSGSSLLRHQPALKTGTT; from the coding sequence ATGAGTTCTCACCGGAAACCCGCGGACGGCTTCGCGCTCGCGAGCATGCTCGCGTTGTGCGCCATCTGGGGCATGCAGCAGGTGGCCGTCAAGCTGGCGGCTCCCCACATCCCCTCCATGATGCAGATGGCGGTGCGCTCGGGTGTGGGCGCGCTGCTCGTGGGGCTGTTGTGCTGGGTGCGCGGCGAGCGAGGGCTCTTGCGCCGTGGCCCCTGGCGTCCAGGGCTCGTGGTGGGCGCGCTCTTCGCGCTGGAGTTCCTCTTCGTCGGCGAGGGGCTGCGCCACACCCACGCGTCACACATGGGCGTCTTCCTCTACACCGCGCCCATCTTCGCGGCCCTGGGCCTGCATTGGCTCGTGCCTGCCGAGCGGCTGCGGCGCACGCAGTGGTTGGGCATCGCCGTGGCTTTCGCGGGCATCGCGTTGGCCTTTGGCGGTGGCTGGCTCCAAGGCGACATCAGCCCGGGCGTGCTCTGGGGCGACGCGCTGGGGCTGCTGGCAGGACTCGCCTGGGGGGCCACCACCGTGGCCATTCGTGTGACGGCGCTATCTGATGCGCCCCCCACCCAGACGCTCCTCTACCAACTGGTGGGCGGCGTCGCGCTCCTGCTGCCGGTGGCCCTGCTCACCGGTCAGGCCGGCCCGATTTCAATGGCGCCCATCGCCTGGGCAAGTCTGTTGTTTCAGGGCGTCATCGTCTGCTTCGCCAGCTACCTCACCTGGTTCTGGCTCCTGCGCCGCTATCTTGCCTCCAACCTGTCGGTCTTCTCCTTCATGACGCCGCTGTTTGGCGTCAGCGCGGGCATCCTGGTGCTGAATGAGCAGGCGGATGGCTTCTTCGCCGTGGGGGCCGTGTTGGTGCTCACCGGGATTCTCATTGTCAGCGGTTCGAGCCTGCTTCGGCATCAGCCCGCGCTGAAGACGGGGACGACCTGA
- a CDS encoding AraC family transcriptional regulator — protein sequence MAKQLQVPFTTNLPHPVYFRTASLPAAATYPRHRHPWGEFVYAFSGVMELKLAGSHYLAPPQYGIWLPPDVEHRGMNRSEASHCSLYLAQAWCRGMPKTTCALAVSPLVKSLLEHLRAHELAQPRTSAERRLFRVLIDQLTLAPTHGSYLPMSDDSLLEPVLTALEQHPEDERSLAEWARVLHTTERTLERRCQQHLGLSFSEWRQRLRVVKALARLEQGHSVEAIALDLGYSSASAFIAMFRRMTGTTPDKVRGHGFVAS from the coding sequence ATGGCGAAGCAGCTCCAGGTTCCTTTCACCACAAACCTTCCACACCCCGTGTATTTTCGGACGGCGAGCCTGCCTGCCGCGGCGACGTACCCCCGGCATCGGCACCCCTGGGGTGAGTTCGTCTACGCGTTCAGCGGGGTGATGGAACTCAAGCTGGCAGGCAGCCACTACCTGGCGCCACCGCAGTACGGCATCTGGCTTCCACCCGACGTGGAGCACCGGGGCATGAACCGCTCCGAGGCGAGCCACTGCTCGCTCTACCTCGCGCAGGCGTGGTGCCGGGGCATGCCCAAGACGACGTGCGCGCTGGCGGTGAGTCCACTGGTGAAGTCATTGCTGGAGCACCTCCGTGCGCATGAGCTGGCGCAGCCTCGCACGAGCGCCGAGCGCCGGCTGTTCCGGGTGCTCATCGACCAGCTGACGCTGGCCCCCACCCATGGGAGCTACCTGCCCATGTCCGATGACTCGCTCCTGGAGCCGGTCCTCACGGCGCTCGAGCAGCACCCGGAGGATGAGCGCTCCCTGGCCGAGTGGGCTCGGGTGCTGCACACCACGGAGCGGACGCTGGAGCGGCGCTGTCAGCAGCATCTGGGGCTGTCGTTCAGCGAGTGGCGCCAGCGGCTGCGCGTGGTCAAGGCGCTCGCGAGGCTGGAGCAGGGCCACTCCGTGGAGGCCATCGCGCTCGACCTGGGCTACAGCAGCGCCTCCGCCTTCATCGCGATGTTCCGGCGGATGACAGGCACCACGCCGGACAAGGTCCGGGGCCACGGCTTCGTGGCCTCGTGA